The following coding sequences lie in one Apium graveolens cultivar Ventura chromosome 1, ASM990537v1, whole genome shotgun sequence genomic window:
- the LOC141707493 gene encoding uncharacterized protein LOC141707493 — MANLAKLEFVALDVSGNNYLSWVLDAELHLSANGLKDTIDPEKIPNVEQNAKAIIFLRHQIHEYLKSEYLTIKNPLTLWNNLKDRFDQQKLVHLQSARYDWINLRLQDFKSVAEYNSALFKISSKLIFCGENITDAEMIEKTLSTFHPNTMILAQQYREHNFQKYGELISLLLVAEKNNELLLKNHQIRPTDSAQLPEVHNTSFMKNERGKGHRGGRGYGRNRGRGNFRSQFHNQYHSGHLKWQRDGYNSGHQKWQREVPNKRKAPQERENRGICHRYGSEGHWQRTCRTPKHLVDLYESSKRNNGKRV, encoded by the coding sequence ATGGCGAATCTTGCAAAATTGGAGTTTGTTGCCTTGGATGTTTCGGGGAATAATTATTTGTCATGGGTCCTTGATGCGGAATTACACCTTAGTGCTAATGGCCTAAAAGATACTATTGACCCGGAAAAAATCCCAAATGTTGAACAAAATGCAAAAGCGATTATCTTTCTTAGGCATCAGATCCACGAATATCTAAAATCTGAATACCTCACTATCAAAAATCCACTCACCCTTTGGAATAATCTCAAGGATAGATTTGATCAACAGAAACTTGTTCACTTGCAATCTGCTCGATATGACTGGATCAATTTGAGGTTACAAGATTTCAAATCTGTAGCTGAATATAATTCTGCTCTTTTCAAGATAAgctcaaaattaattttttgTGGTGAAAATATTACTGATGCTGAAATGATTGAAAAGACCCTCTCAACCTTTCACCCCAACACTATGATTCTGGCTCAACAATATAGGGAGCATAATTTTCAGAAATATGGCGAACTGATATCTCTCCTTCTTGTGGCTGAAAAGAATAATGAGTTGCTACTGAAAAATCATCAGATACGTCCCACAGACTCTGCCCAGTTACCTGAAGTACATAACACATCATTTATGAAGAATGAACGTGGGAAAGGGCATAGAGGAGGACGGGGTTATGGACGAAACCGTGGACGTGGAAATTTTCGTAGTCAGTTTCACAATCAATATCATTCTGGCCACCTGAAGTGGCAACGTGATGGTTACAACTCTGGCCACCAGAAATGGCAACGTGAAGTGCCAAATAAAAGAAAGGCACCCCAAGAAAGAGAGAACCGAGGCATCTGTCATAGGTACGGATCTGAGGGGCACTGGCAACGTACTTGTCGCACACCCAAACATCTTGTTGATCTCTACGAGTCATCCAAAAGGAATAATGGAAAAAGAGTATAA